From Amyelois transitella isolate CPQ chromosome 4, ilAmyTran1.1, whole genome shotgun sequence, one genomic window encodes:
- the LOC106136972 gene encoding extended synaptotagmin-2 isoform X2, which translates to MASASDNKMVAASKAALPPSSDDSTNVLSMIYRFFKKVSIVGAVYLVGYMQWSVAWLIGPVVLSLLRDQWRKESEYRRNIAKAAALSSEKDVVLARLDDLPAWVFFPDIERAEWLNRILLQVWPNVNHYARSLLKDTIEPAVAESLANFKLNGFKFERMILGTIAPRVGGVKVYDKNLSRNEIIMDVDLFYAGDCDISFVLQHIRGGIKDLQIHGMVRVVMKPLISKIPLVGGLQVFFLNNPAIDFNLVGAADVLDMPGFSDILRRCIVEQVAKMMVLPNKLPIKLSDEIPTVDLRMPEPEGVLRIHLVQAQNLMKKDVSMLGKGKSDPYAIITVGAQQWKTKHIDNNVNPRWDYWCEARVMHSLGQALEIEVFDKDDGNDDDKLGRCSLDISQVVRLGRMDTWQTLQQAKHGKVHLRLSWHRLSCDASDLSHAITETQLIKTGDLSSAVLSVYIDSCKKLPNARAQSRPDPYLTVTVGKKTETTAVQMRTDDPVYEIGFSFLVQNPEIDMLEIKAIDSKTSNQLGQLVYSISSLLKQKDLSLLTQPLMLQKSGPESKIILSLQLRILKEAVKEGDVEEDSQAESASADPPPPAGDATNTAPETPPTEQTAPPAAPELKNIEDPSSDNTSQKSVPVEPIVKEEVQQEFQAPPSGRQSPKLVHRTSSLTTSAGEAGLGRILLSLRYSMQNQTLFIVVHKIMHIPLKDPSNVPDPYVKLYLLPGRSKDSKRKTLVVKDSCMPEYDEQFEWVIPHAELHSRQLEITVATHKGFLGGSPVIGQVIVHLNQYDFREAKTLWFDLMPESSPRD; encoded by the exons ATG GCAAGTGCAAGTGATAATAAAATGGTAGCGGCTAGTAAAGCAGCCCTGCCACCATCCAGTGATGACAGCACTAATGTACTCTCCATgatatatagattttttaaaaag GTGTCAATAGTTGGCGCCGTATACCTTGTGGGCTACATGCAATGGAGCGTGGCCTGGCTCATCGGGCCCGTCGTACTGTCGTTGTTACGCGACCAATGGCGCAAGGAGAGCGAGTACAGGCGGAACATAGCAAAAGCCGCTGCTCTCTCATCGGAGAAAGATGTAGTGTTGGCGAGGTTGGATGACTTGCCGGCTTGG GTATTTTTTCCCGATATAGAACGTGCTGAATGGCTAAACAGA aTTCTATTGCAAGTGTGGCCGAATGTAAACCATTACGCCCGCAGTCTGCTGAAGGATACTATAGAGCCAGCAGTGGCTGAGAGTTTGGCAAATTTCAAACTGAATGGATTCAAATTTGAGCGTATGATCCTAGGGACCATA GCCCCACGAGTTGGAGGCGTGAAGGTTTACGACAAGAATCTCTCtagaaatgaaattataatgGATGTTGATCTCTT TTACGCTGGCGACTGTGATATATCTTTTGTACTGCAACATATTCGAGGAGGTATTAAAGATCTCCAG ATCCACGGCATGGTGCGCGTAGTGATGAAGCCGCTGATATCCAAGATACCGCTGGTGGGCGGGCTGCAGGTGTTCTTCCTCAACAACCCGGCCATCGACTTCAACCTGGTCGGCGCGGCGGACGTGCTCGACATGCCAGGGTTCAG TGACATCTTGCGGCGTTGCATCGTGGAGCAAGTGGCGAAAATGATGGTGCTGCCGAACAAACTGCCCATCAAGCTGAGCGACGAGATACCCACGGTCGACCTGCGAATGCCCGAACCAGAG GGTGTGCTGCGTATTCATCTGGTTCAAGCTCAGAATCTCATGAAGAAAGATGTATCGATGCTTG GTAAGGGTAAGTCTGATCCATACGCGATCATAACCGTTGGTGCTCAGCAATGGAAGACGAAACATATCGATAATAACGTCAATCCCCGTTGGGACTACTGGTGTGAG GCGCGCGTAATGCATTCGCTGGGGCAAGCGTTGGAAATAGAGGTGTTCGACAAGGACGATGGAAACGATGATGACAAACTGGGCAG ATGCTCTTTGGACATCTCTCAAGTTGTGCGGTTGGGAAGAATGGACACG TGGCAAACCCTTCAACAAGCAAAGCATGGTAAAGTTCACCTGCGTCTGTCCTGGCATCGTCTGTCTTGTGATGCATCGGATCTCAGTCAC gctaTCACAGAAACTCAACTGATCAAGACCGGAGATCTGAGCTCAGCTGTACTCTCAGTTTATATCGACTCTTGCAAAAAATTACCT AACGCGCGCGCGCAATCCCGACCCGATCCTTACCTGACGGTGACCGTAGGCAAGAAGACGGAGACCACAGCTGTTCAGATGCGCACCGACGACCCCGTGTACGAGATCGGGTTCTCCTTCCTCGTGCAGAACCCGGAGATCGACATGTTGGAGATCAAA gCCATAGACTCCAAAACGTCAAACCAACTCGGTCAACTGGTGTACTCTATTTCATCGTTGCTGAAACAAAAGGATCTAAGTCTGCTTACACAACCTTTGATGCTGCAGAAGTCGGGACCGGAATCAAAGATCATTTTGTCTCTGCAACTGAGG ATCCTTAAAGAGGCGGTCAAAGAGGGGGACGTAGAGGAGGATTCACAAGCGGAGTCCGCCAGCGCCGacccgccgccgcccgcggGCGACGCCACCAACACCGCTCCCGAGACGCCGCCCACTGAGCAGAcag CCCCGCCCGCCGCTCCGGAACTGAAAAACATTGAAGACCCCTCTTCTGATAACACGTCGCAGAAATCTGTTCCCGTAGAACCAATTGTCAAAGAAG AAGTCCAACAAGAATTTCAGGCACCGCCATCAGGACGGCAATCTCCTAAACTAGTCCACAGGACCTCATCACTGACTAC atCTGCCGGGGAAGCGGGCTTAGGACGCATACTGCTCTCATTAAGATACAGCATGCAAAAccaaactttatttatagtagtccataaaattat GCACATACCACTCAAAGACCCGAGCAACGTCCCAGACCCGTACGTAAAGCTGTACTTACTGCCAGGAAGATCTAAGGACTCTAAACGCAAGACATtg gtGGTGAAAGACAGCTGCATGCCGGAGTACGACGAGCAGTTCGAGTGGGTGATTCCCCACGCAGAGCTGCACTCGCGCCAGCTCGAGATCACGGTCGCCACGCACAAGGGTTTCCTTGGCGGCAGCCCCGTTATTGGCCAG GTAATAGTACACCTCAATCAATATGACTTCCGCGAGGCGAAGACATTGTGGTTTGATCTCATGCCGGAATCGTCACCAAGagattaa
- the LOC106136972 gene encoding extended synaptotagmin-2 isoform X1, with amino-acid sequence MASASDNKMVAASKAALPPSSDDSTNVLSMIYRFFKKVSIVGAVYLVGYMQWSVAWLIGPVVLSLLRDQWRKESEYRRNIAKAAALSSEKDVVLARLDDLPAWVFFPDIERAEWLNRILLQVWPNVNHYARSLLKDTIEPAVAESLANFKLNGFKFERMILGTIAPRVGGVKVYDKNLSRNEIIMDVDLFYAGDCDISFVLQHIRGGIKDLQIHGMVRVVMKPLISKIPLVGGLQVFFLNNPAIDFNLVGAADVLDMPGFSDILRRCIVEQVAKMMVLPNKLPIKLSDEIPTVDLRMPEPEGVLRIHLVQAQNLMKKDVSMLGKGKSDPYAIITVGAQQWKTKHIDNNVNPRWDYWCEAIISSRKSQQLQCELWDWDPGMGIQNDDFLGRCSLDISQVVRLGRMDTWQTLQQAKHGKVHLRLSWHRLSCDASDLSHAITETQLIKTGDLSSAVLSVYIDSCKKLPNARAQSRPDPYLTVTVGKKTETTAVQMRTDDPVYEIGFSFLVQNPEIDMLEIKAIDSKTSNQLGQLVYSISSLLKQKDLSLLTQPLMLQKSGPESKIILSLQLRILKEAVKEGDVEEDSQAESASADPPPPAGDATNTAPETPPTEQTAPPAAPELKNIEDPSSDNTSQKSVPVEPIVKEEVQQEFQAPPSGRQSPKLVHRTSSLTTSAGEAGLGRILLSLRYSMQNQTLFIVVHKIMHIPLKDPSNVPDPYVKLYLLPGRSKDSKRKTLVVKDSCMPEYDEQFEWVIPHAELHSRQLEITVATHKGFLGGSPVIGQVIVHLNQYDFREAKTLWFDLMPESSPRD; translated from the exons ATG GCAAGTGCAAGTGATAATAAAATGGTAGCGGCTAGTAAAGCAGCCCTGCCACCATCCAGTGATGACAGCACTAATGTACTCTCCATgatatatagattttttaaaaag GTGTCAATAGTTGGCGCCGTATACCTTGTGGGCTACATGCAATGGAGCGTGGCCTGGCTCATCGGGCCCGTCGTACTGTCGTTGTTACGCGACCAATGGCGCAAGGAGAGCGAGTACAGGCGGAACATAGCAAAAGCCGCTGCTCTCTCATCGGAGAAAGATGTAGTGTTGGCGAGGTTGGATGACTTGCCGGCTTGG GTATTTTTTCCCGATATAGAACGTGCTGAATGGCTAAACAGA aTTCTATTGCAAGTGTGGCCGAATGTAAACCATTACGCCCGCAGTCTGCTGAAGGATACTATAGAGCCAGCAGTGGCTGAGAGTTTGGCAAATTTCAAACTGAATGGATTCAAATTTGAGCGTATGATCCTAGGGACCATA GCCCCACGAGTTGGAGGCGTGAAGGTTTACGACAAGAATCTCTCtagaaatgaaattataatgGATGTTGATCTCTT TTACGCTGGCGACTGTGATATATCTTTTGTACTGCAACATATTCGAGGAGGTATTAAAGATCTCCAG ATCCACGGCATGGTGCGCGTAGTGATGAAGCCGCTGATATCCAAGATACCGCTGGTGGGCGGGCTGCAGGTGTTCTTCCTCAACAACCCGGCCATCGACTTCAACCTGGTCGGCGCGGCGGACGTGCTCGACATGCCAGGGTTCAG TGACATCTTGCGGCGTTGCATCGTGGAGCAAGTGGCGAAAATGATGGTGCTGCCGAACAAACTGCCCATCAAGCTGAGCGACGAGATACCCACGGTCGACCTGCGAATGCCCGAACCAGAG GGTGTGCTGCGTATTCATCTGGTTCAAGCTCAGAATCTCATGAAGAAAGATGTATCGATGCTTG GTAAGGGTAAGTCTGATCCATACGCGATCATAACCGTTGGTGCTCAGCAATGGAAGACGAAACATATCGATAATAACGTCAATCCCCGTTGGGACTACTGGTGTGAG GCGATAATAAGCTCGCGGAAGAGCCAGCAGCTGCAGTGCGAGCTGTGGGACTGGGACCCGGGGATGGGCATTCAGAACGATGATTTTCTCGGCAG ATGCTCTTTGGACATCTCTCAAGTTGTGCGGTTGGGAAGAATGGACACG TGGCAAACCCTTCAACAAGCAAAGCATGGTAAAGTTCACCTGCGTCTGTCCTGGCATCGTCTGTCTTGTGATGCATCGGATCTCAGTCAC gctaTCACAGAAACTCAACTGATCAAGACCGGAGATCTGAGCTCAGCTGTACTCTCAGTTTATATCGACTCTTGCAAAAAATTACCT AACGCGCGCGCGCAATCCCGACCCGATCCTTACCTGACGGTGACCGTAGGCAAGAAGACGGAGACCACAGCTGTTCAGATGCGCACCGACGACCCCGTGTACGAGATCGGGTTCTCCTTCCTCGTGCAGAACCCGGAGATCGACATGTTGGAGATCAAA gCCATAGACTCCAAAACGTCAAACCAACTCGGTCAACTGGTGTACTCTATTTCATCGTTGCTGAAACAAAAGGATCTAAGTCTGCTTACACAACCTTTGATGCTGCAGAAGTCGGGACCGGAATCAAAGATCATTTTGTCTCTGCAACTGAGG ATCCTTAAAGAGGCGGTCAAAGAGGGGGACGTAGAGGAGGATTCACAAGCGGAGTCCGCCAGCGCCGacccgccgccgcccgcggGCGACGCCACCAACACCGCTCCCGAGACGCCGCCCACTGAGCAGAcag CCCCGCCCGCCGCTCCGGAACTGAAAAACATTGAAGACCCCTCTTCTGATAACACGTCGCAGAAATCTGTTCCCGTAGAACCAATTGTCAAAGAAG AAGTCCAACAAGAATTTCAGGCACCGCCATCAGGACGGCAATCTCCTAAACTAGTCCACAGGACCTCATCACTGACTAC atCTGCCGGGGAAGCGGGCTTAGGACGCATACTGCTCTCATTAAGATACAGCATGCAAAAccaaactttatttatagtagtccataaaattat GCACATACCACTCAAAGACCCGAGCAACGTCCCAGACCCGTACGTAAAGCTGTACTTACTGCCAGGAAGATCTAAGGACTCTAAACGCAAGACATtg gtGGTGAAAGACAGCTGCATGCCGGAGTACGACGAGCAGTTCGAGTGGGTGATTCCCCACGCAGAGCTGCACTCGCGCCAGCTCGAGATCACGGTCGCCACGCACAAGGGTTTCCTTGGCGGCAGCCCCGTTATTGGCCAG GTAATAGTACACCTCAATCAATATGACTTCCGCGAGGCGAAGACATTGTGGTTTGATCTCATGCCGGAATCGTCACCAAGagattaa
- the LOC106136972 gene encoding extended synaptotagmin-2 isoform X3 yields the protein MVAASKAALPPSSDDSTNVLSMIYRFFKKVSIVGAVYLVGYMQWSVAWLIGPVVLSLLRDQWRKESEYRRNIAKAAALSSEKDVVLARLDDLPAWVFFPDIERAEWLNRILLQVWPNVNHYARSLLKDTIEPAVAESLANFKLNGFKFERMILGTIAPRVGGVKVYDKNLSRNEIIMDVDLFYAGDCDISFVLQHIRGGIKDLQIHGMVRVVMKPLISKIPLVGGLQVFFLNNPAIDFNLVGAADVLDMPGFSDILRRCIVEQVAKMMVLPNKLPIKLSDEIPTVDLRMPEPEGVLRIHLVQAQNLMKKDVSMLGKGKSDPYAIITVGAQQWKTKHIDNNVNPRWDYWCEAIISSRKSQQLQCELWDWDPGMGIQNDDFLGRCSLDISQVVRLGRMDTWQTLQQAKHGKVHLRLSWHRLSCDASDLSHAITETQLIKTGDLSSAVLSVYIDSCKKLPNARAQSRPDPYLTVTVGKKTETTAVQMRTDDPVYEIGFSFLVQNPEIDMLEIKAIDSKTSNQLGQLVYSISSLLKQKDLSLLTQPLMLQKSGPESKIILSLQLRILKEAVKEGDVEEDSQAESASADPPPPAGDATNTAPETPPTEQTAPPAAPELKNIEDPSSDNTSQKSVPVEPIVKEEVQQEFQAPPSGRQSPKLVHRTSSLTTSAGEAGLGRILLSLRYSMQNQTLFIVVHKIMHIPLKDPSNVPDPYVKLYLLPGRSKDSKRKTLVVKDSCMPEYDEQFEWVIPHAELHSRQLEITVATHKGFLGGSPVIGQVIVHLNQYDFREAKTLWFDLMPESSPRD from the exons ATGGTAGCGGCTAGTAAAGCAGCCCTGCCACCATCCAGTGATGACAGCACTAATGTACTCTCCATgatatatagattttttaaaaag GTGTCAATAGTTGGCGCCGTATACCTTGTGGGCTACATGCAATGGAGCGTGGCCTGGCTCATCGGGCCCGTCGTACTGTCGTTGTTACGCGACCAATGGCGCAAGGAGAGCGAGTACAGGCGGAACATAGCAAAAGCCGCTGCTCTCTCATCGGAGAAAGATGTAGTGTTGGCGAGGTTGGATGACTTGCCGGCTTGG GTATTTTTTCCCGATATAGAACGTGCTGAATGGCTAAACAGA aTTCTATTGCAAGTGTGGCCGAATGTAAACCATTACGCCCGCAGTCTGCTGAAGGATACTATAGAGCCAGCAGTGGCTGAGAGTTTGGCAAATTTCAAACTGAATGGATTCAAATTTGAGCGTATGATCCTAGGGACCATA GCCCCACGAGTTGGAGGCGTGAAGGTTTACGACAAGAATCTCTCtagaaatgaaattataatgGATGTTGATCTCTT TTACGCTGGCGACTGTGATATATCTTTTGTACTGCAACATATTCGAGGAGGTATTAAAGATCTCCAG ATCCACGGCATGGTGCGCGTAGTGATGAAGCCGCTGATATCCAAGATACCGCTGGTGGGCGGGCTGCAGGTGTTCTTCCTCAACAACCCGGCCATCGACTTCAACCTGGTCGGCGCGGCGGACGTGCTCGACATGCCAGGGTTCAG TGACATCTTGCGGCGTTGCATCGTGGAGCAAGTGGCGAAAATGATGGTGCTGCCGAACAAACTGCCCATCAAGCTGAGCGACGAGATACCCACGGTCGACCTGCGAATGCCCGAACCAGAG GGTGTGCTGCGTATTCATCTGGTTCAAGCTCAGAATCTCATGAAGAAAGATGTATCGATGCTTG GTAAGGGTAAGTCTGATCCATACGCGATCATAACCGTTGGTGCTCAGCAATGGAAGACGAAACATATCGATAATAACGTCAATCCCCGTTGGGACTACTGGTGTGAG GCGATAATAAGCTCGCGGAAGAGCCAGCAGCTGCAGTGCGAGCTGTGGGACTGGGACCCGGGGATGGGCATTCAGAACGATGATTTTCTCGGCAG ATGCTCTTTGGACATCTCTCAAGTTGTGCGGTTGGGAAGAATGGACACG TGGCAAACCCTTCAACAAGCAAAGCATGGTAAAGTTCACCTGCGTCTGTCCTGGCATCGTCTGTCTTGTGATGCATCGGATCTCAGTCAC gctaTCACAGAAACTCAACTGATCAAGACCGGAGATCTGAGCTCAGCTGTACTCTCAGTTTATATCGACTCTTGCAAAAAATTACCT AACGCGCGCGCGCAATCCCGACCCGATCCTTACCTGACGGTGACCGTAGGCAAGAAGACGGAGACCACAGCTGTTCAGATGCGCACCGACGACCCCGTGTACGAGATCGGGTTCTCCTTCCTCGTGCAGAACCCGGAGATCGACATGTTGGAGATCAAA gCCATAGACTCCAAAACGTCAAACCAACTCGGTCAACTGGTGTACTCTATTTCATCGTTGCTGAAACAAAAGGATCTAAGTCTGCTTACACAACCTTTGATGCTGCAGAAGTCGGGACCGGAATCAAAGATCATTTTGTCTCTGCAACTGAGG ATCCTTAAAGAGGCGGTCAAAGAGGGGGACGTAGAGGAGGATTCACAAGCGGAGTCCGCCAGCGCCGacccgccgccgcccgcggGCGACGCCACCAACACCGCTCCCGAGACGCCGCCCACTGAGCAGAcag CCCCGCCCGCCGCTCCGGAACTGAAAAACATTGAAGACCCCTCTTCTGATAACACGTCGCAGAAATCTGTTCCCGTAGAACCAATTGTCAAAGAAG AAGTCCAACAAGAATTTCAGGCACCGCCATCAGGACGGCAATCTCCTAAACTAGTCCACAGGACCTCATCACTGACTAC atCTGCCGGGGAAGCGGGCTTAGGACGCATACTGCTCTCATTAAGATACAGCATGCAAAAccaaactttatttatagtagtccataaaattat GCACATACCACTCAAAGACCCGAGCAACGTCCCAGACCCGTACGTAAAGCTGTACTTACTGCCAGGAAGATCTAAGGACTCTAAACGCAAGACATtg gtGGTGAAAGACAGCTGCATGCCGGAGTACGACGAGCAGTTCGAGTGGGTGATTCCCCACGCAGAGCTGCACTCGCGCCAGCTCGAGATCACGGTCGCCACGCACAAGGGTTTCCTTGGCGGCAGCCCCGTTATTGGCCAG GTAATAGTACACCTCAATCAATATGACTTCCGCGAGGCGAAGACATTGTGGTTTGATCTCATGCCGGAATCGTCACCAAGagattaa
- the LOC106136972 gene encoding extended synaptotagmin-2 isoform X4, whose translation MLNDLIDFLMVSIVGAVYLVGYMQWSVAWLIGPVVLSLLRDQWRKESEYRRNIAKAAALSSEKDVVLARLDDLPAWVFFPDIERAEWLNRILLQVWPNVNHYARSLLKDTIEPAVAESLANFKLNGFKFERMILGTIAPRVGGVKVYDKNLSRNEIIMDVDLFYAGDCDISFVLQHIRGGIKDLQIHGMVRVVMKPLISKIPLVGGLQVFFLNNPAIDFNLVGAADVLDMPGFSDILRRCIVEQVAKMMVLPNKLPIKLSDEIPTVDLRMPEPEGVLRIHLVQAQNLMKKDVSMLGKGKSDPYAIITVGAQQWKTKHIDNNVNPRWDYWCEAIISSRKSQQLQCELWDWDPGMGIQNDDFLGRCSLDISQVVRLGRMDTWQTLQQAKHGKVHLRLSWHRLSCDASDLSHAITETQLIKTGDLSSAVLSVYIDSCKKLPNARAQSRPDPYLTVTVGKKTETTAVQMRTDDPVYEIGFSFLVQNPEIDMLEIKAIDSKTSNQLGQLVYSISSLLKQKDLSLLTQPLMLQKSGPESKIILSLQLRILKEAVKEGDVEEDSQAESASADPPPPAGDATNTAPETPPTEQTAPPAAPELKNIEDPSSDNTSQKSVPVEPIVKEEVQQEFQAPPSGRQSPKLVHRTSSLTTSAGEAGLGRILLSLRYSMQNQTLFIVVHKIMHIPLKDPSNVPDPYVKLYLLPGRSKDSKRKTLVVKDSCMPEYDEQFEWVIPHAELHSRQLEITVATHKGFLGGSPVIGQVIVHLNQYDFREAKTLWFDLMPESSPRD comes from the exons ATGTTGAATgatttgatagattttttgaTG GTGTCAATAGTTGGCGCCGTATACCTTGTGGGCTACATGCAATGGAGCGTGGCCTGGCTCATCGGGCCCGTCGTACTGTCGTTGTTACGCGACCAATGGCGCAAGGAGAGCGAGTACAGGCGGAACATAGCAAAAGCCGCTGCTCTCTCATCGGAGAAAGATGTAGTGTTGGCGAGGTTGGATGACTTGCCGGCTTGG GTATTTTTTCCCGATATAGAACGTGCTGAATGGCTAAACAGA aTTCTATTGCAAGTGTGGCCGAATGTAAACCATTACGCCCGCAGTCTGCTGAAGGATACTATAGAGCCAGCAGTGGCTGAGAGTTTGGCAAATTTCAAACTGAATGGATTCAAATTTGAGCGTATGATCCTAGGGACCATA GCCCCACGAGTTGGAGGCGTGAAGGTTTACGACAAGAATCTCTCtagaaatgaaattataatgGATGTTGATCTCTT TTACGCTGGCGACTGTGATATATCTTTTGTACTGCAACATATTCGAGGAGGTATTAAAGATCTCCAG ATCCACGGCATGGTGCGCGTAGTGATGAAGCCGCTGATATCCAAGATACCGCTGGTGGGCGGGCTGCAGGTGTTCTTCCTCAACAACCCGGCCATCGACTTCAACCTGGTCGGCGCGGCGGACGTGCTCGACATGCCAGGGTTCAG TGACATCTTGCGGCGTTGCATCGTGGAGCAAGTGGCGAAAATGATGGTGCTGCCGAACAAACTGCCCATCAAGCTGAGCGACGAGATACCCACGGTCGACCTGCGAATGCCCGAACCAGAG GGTGTGCTGCGTATTCATCTGGTTCAAGCTCAGAATCTCATGAAGAAAGATGTATCGATGCTTG GTAAGGGTAAGTCTGATCCATACGCGATCATAACCGTTGGTGCTCAGCAATGGAAGACGAAACATATCGATAATAACGTCAATCCCCGTTGGGACTACTGGTGTGAG GCGATAATAAGCTCGCGGAAGAGCCAGCAGCTGCAGTGCGAGCTGTGGGACTGGGACCCGGGGATGGGCATTCAGAACGATGATTTTCTCGGCAG ATGCTCTTTGGACATCTCTCAAGTTGTGCGGTTGGGAAGAATGGACACG TGGCAAACCCTTCAACAAGCAAAGCATGGTAAAGTTCACCTGCGTCTGTCCTGGCATCGTCTGTCTTGTGATGCATCGGATCTCAGTCAC gctaTCACAGAAACTCAACTGATCAAGACCGGAGATCTGAGCTCAGCTGTACTCTCAGTTTATATCGACTCTTGCAAAAAATTACCT AACGCGCGCGCGCAATCCCGACCCGATCCTTACCTGACGGTGACCGTAGGCAAGAAGACGGAGACCACAGCTGTTCAGATGCGCACCGACGACCCCGTGTACGAGATCGGGTTCTCCTTCCTCGTGCAGAACCCGGAGATCGACATGTTGGAGATCAAA gCCATAGACTCCAAAACGTCAAACCAACTCGGTCAACTGGTGTACTCTATTTCATCGTTGCTGAAACAAAAGGATCTAAGTCTGCTTACACAACCTTTGATGCTGCAGAAGTCGGGACCGGAATCAAAGATCATTTTGTCTCTGCAACTGAGG ATCCTTAAAGAGGCGGTCAAAGAGGGGGACGTAGAGGAGGATTCACAAGCGGAGTCCGCCAGCGCCGacccgccgccgcccgcggGCGACGCCACCAACACCGCTCCCGAGACGCCGCCCACTGAGCAGAcag CCCCGCCCGCCGCTCCGGAACTGAAAAACATTGAAGACCCCTCTTCTGATAACACGTCGCAGAAATCTGTTCCCGTAGAACCAATTGTCAAAGAAG AAGTCCAACAAGAATTTCAGGCACCGCCATCAGGACGGCAATCTCCTAAACTAGTCCACAGGACCTCATCACTGACTAC atCTGCCGGGGAAGCGGGCTTAGGACGCATACTGCTCTCATTAAGATACAGCATGCAAAAccaaactttatttatagtagtccataaaattat GCACATACCACTCAAAGACCCGAGCAACGTCCCAGACCCGTACGTAAAGCTGTACTTACTGCCAGGAAGATCTAAGGACTCTAAACGCAAGACATtg gtGGTGAAAGACAGCTGCATGCCGGAGTACGACGAGCAGTTCGAGTGGGTGATTCCCCACGCAGAGCTGCACTCGCGCCAGCTCGAGATCACGGTCGCCACGCACAAGGGTTTCCTTGGCGGCAGCCCCGTTATTGGCCAG GTAATAGTACACCTCAATCAATATGACTTCCGCGAGGCGAAGACATTGTGGTTTGATCTCATGCCGGAATCGTCACCAAGagattaa
- the LOC106136973 gene encoding nuclear cap-binding protein subunit 2: MKRGYDSMNNSSIEISSYRDQHFKGSRSEQERLLRTSSTLYIGNLSFYTTEEQIYELFSRCGDIRRVVMGLDKYKKTPCGFCFVEYYARSDAENCMRYINGTRLDDRIIRCDWDAGFIEGRQYGRGKTGGQVRDEYRTDYDGGRGGYGKIIAQKIVPNTLER, from the exons atgaaacGAGGTTATGATTCAATGAACAACtcttctattgaaataagttcCTACCGTGATCAACATTTTAAG gGATCTAGAAGTGAACAAGAACGCTTACTTAGAACTTCATCCACACTTTACATTGGAAACCTTTCATTCTACACCACAGAAGAGCAGatatatgaattattttcaagatgCGGTGACATAAGAAGAGTTGTAATGGGtctagataaatataaaaagacaccgtgtggtttctgttTTGTAGAGTATTATGCTAGATCTGATGCTGAAAATTGTATGAG aTATATAAATGGTACCAGATTAGATGACAGAATTATTCGTTGTGATTGGGATGCAGGCTTTATAGAAGGTCGCCAATATGGTCGTGGAAAAACTGGTGGACAG GTTCGAGACGAATATAGAACTGATTATGACGGCGGTCGCGGCGGCTACGGAAAAATCATTGCACAGAAGATTGTTCCTAACACTCTAGAACGCTGA
- the LOC106136984 gene encoding ras-like GTP-binding protein RhoL translates to MGTKTSLKITVVGDGMVGKTCLLYVYTKNEFPEEYVPTVFDNYIGYMTVDGVEVEMALWDTAGQEDYERLRPLSYNHTSCFLVCYSVSSRPSYENVVHKWYPELKHFGDSVPIVLVATKIDLRGTDKALITTQEGKKLKRKIRAVQLVECSALERVNIDLVFEEAVRAALKKKPVNKRSCVYL, encoded by the exons ATGGGTACGAAGACTTCATTGAAGATCACCGTGGTTGGAGACGGGATGGTGGGCAAGACTTGCTTGCTCTACGTGTATACAAAGAACGAGTTCCCGGAGGAATATGTACCAACAGT ATTCGATAACTACATCGGTTATATGACAGTGGATGGAGTGGAAGTAGAAATGGCCCTTTGGGACACCGCAGGACAAGAGGACTATGAACGATTAAGGCCActttcatataatcat ACGAGCTGTTTCCTAGTATGTTACTCGGTTAGCAGTCGGCCCTCATACGAAAACGTTGTGCACAAATGGTATCCGGAATTGAAGCACTTCGGCGATTCGGTTCCCATTGtattagtag CCACAAAGATTGACTTACGAGGAACAGACAAGGCGTTAATAACAACACAAGaaggaaaaaaattgaaaagaaaaattag GGCGGTGCAACTGGTGGAATGTTCTGCGTTGGAGCGCGTCAACATAGACCTCGTGTTCGAGGAGGCGGTGCGGGCGGCGCTGAAGAAGAAACCGGTCAATAAGCGCAGCTGTGTCTACCTATAA